One window from the genome of Blastopirellula retiformator encodes:
- the ggt gene encoding gamma-glutamyltransferase, whose product MKSPATIRRPYCRPLLYVGLIACTLLLLPLQSLHAQSAPTRPPRDSAKVVTGNRGVVVAETQLASDIGCQILAKGGNAVDAAVGVAFALQVSWPEAGNIGGGGFMMIAPPEEEVVCVNYREKAPAAVDPFSFADWKQHRHARMAGVPGTVRGLALAHETYGSLPWREVIAPSIALARDGLVVDPHLAFSLNSVLRLKSVRTESRFDEFRRVYGHPDQRPWQAGDRLLQPDLAQTLTSIALQGPAAFYEGEIAKKIVTEMKRSDGLITAQDLQGYQPQLLPAVAGDVGPYTVYGAPPPASGGTIVLLQLRMIEALRFSADKNGPYWTGDQVHLLVEAMRRGFRERAAWLGDPNYVAIPPHLLTPEHARRLASSIDVDKATSSEEIAGSIPLSEGPYESAETTHFSVVDTNGLAVSNTYTLEGTFGCRIVVPGAGFVLNNEMGDFNWYPGYTDRNGKIGTTPNQLAPGKRMLSSQSPTIVRENGKLKLVVGSPGGRTIINTVTEILAQTLLLDRPLETAISGPRFHHQWFPDEIRFETDDQGVFTAMQEELTAKGHRIAEREADWRQGSAHGIVVDLPSGEATGVADWRRGGGASSVASKP is encoded by the coding sequence ATGAAATCGCCCGCTACCATCCGCCGACCCTACTGTCGACCGCTCCTTTATGTAGGCTTGATCGCTTGCACGCTGCTGCTCTTGCCGCTGCAATCGCTTCACGCTCAATCAGCTCCGACTCGACCGCCGCGAGATTCGGCCAAAGTCGTCACCGGCAATCGCGGGGTCGTCGTCGCCGAAACGCAACTCGCTTCCGACATCGGTTGCCAGATCCTGGCCAAAGGGGGAAATGCCGTCGACGCCGCGGTTGGGGTCGCGTTCGCTCTGCAGGTCAGTTGGCCCGAAGCCGGTAATATCGGCGGCGGCGGGTTCATGATGATCGCTCCTCCCGAAGAAGAGGTCGTCTGCGTCAACTATCGCGAAAAGGCGCCCGCTGCAGTCGATCCGTTCAGCTTTGCCGATTGGAAACAACACCGCCATGCCCGCATGGCCGGCGTGCCTGGAACAGTACGCGGTTTAGCGTTGGCGCATGAGACGTATGGGAGCTTGCCGTGGCGGGAAGTAATTGCGCCCTCCATCGCATTGGCTCGCGATGGGCTGGTCGTCGATCCGCATCTCGCCTTCTCACTCAACTCGGTGCTGCGGCTAAAGTCGGTGCGTACGGAATCTCGCTTTGACGAGTTCCGCCGCGTCTATGGACACCCCGACCAGCGACCTTGGCAGGCCGGCGACCGCCTGTTACAGCCCGACTTGGCCCAGACGTTGACGTCGATCGCACTGCAAGGCCCGGCGGCTTTTTACGAAGGGGAAATCGCCAAAAAAATCGTCACCGAAATGAAGCGCAGTGATGGCTTGATCACCGCTCAGGACCTGCAGGGTTATCAGCCGCAGTTGTTGCCGGCGGTCGCCGGGGATGTTGGTCCTTACACGGTCTACGGCGCGCCGCCTCCGGCGTCGGGTGGTACGATCGTGCTGCTGCAACTGCGGATGATTGAGGCCCTCCGATTTTCGGCAGATAAGAACGGTCCCTATTGGACAGGCGATCAAGTCCATCTGCTGGTCGAGGCGATGCGTCGCGGCTTTCGCGAACGAGCCGCCTGGCTGGGAGATCCTAACTATGTCGCGATTCCCCCGCATCTACTCACCCCAGAGCACGCCCGGCGATTGGCGTCCTCGATCGACGTCGACAAGGCGACTTCCAGCGAGGAAATCGCCGGCTCGATTCCTCTGTCGGAAGGCCCCTATGAAAGCGCCGAAACGACCCACTTCTCGGTCGTCGACACAAACGGCCTGGCGGTCAGCAACACCTACACGCTGGAAGGAACGTTCGGCTGCCGAATCGTCGTCCCGGGCGCCGGTTTTGTGCTGAACAACGAAATGGGGGACTTCAACTGGTACCCAGGCTACACCGATCGCAACGGCAAGATCGGCACGACGCCCAATCAACTGGCCCCCGGCAAACGCATGCTCAGTTCGCAGTCCCCCACCATTGTTCGGGAAAACGGCAAGCTAAAGCTCGTGGTCGGATCGCCCGGCGGTCGCACCATCATCAACACGGTGACCGAAATTCTGGCGCAAACCTTGCTGCTGGATCGCCCGCTGGAAACGGCCATTAGCGGTCCCCGTTTTCATCATCAATGGTTCCCCGATGAAATCCGCTTTGAGACCGATGACCAAGGCGTCTTCACCGCCATGCAAGAGGAGCTGACGGCGAAAGGCCATCGCATCGCGGAGCGTGAAGCCGACTGGCGACAAGGCTCGGCTCATGGCATCGTCGTCGACTTGCCGTCGGGCGAAGCGACCGGCGTGGCCGATTGGCGACGTGGCGGCGGCGCCAGTTCCGTTGCAAGTAAACCATAA